The genomic region CCGCGCCGCCGATGCGGCTGACGGCGCCGCGGGCCAGCAGCGCCAGCCCGTCGCGGGCAAAGACCCGGAACTTCAGGCTGGACGAGCCGGCGTTCAGCGTCAGGATGGTCGGGATCATTTCAGCACCCCCCGGGCGCGGGCATCGGCGACCAGCACCGCCAGGGCGCAGGACAGCCGCCGCGCCCGCAGGGAATCGGCGCGGCTGGTCAGCATGACCGGCACCCGCGCGCCCAGGACGATGCCCGCCGCATCGGCGCCGCCCAGGAAGATCAGCTGCTTGGCCAGCATGTTGCCGGATTCGATATCGGGCACCAGCAGGATGTCGACCTGCCCGGCCACCGGCGAGACGATGCCCTTTTCCTGCGCCGCCGCCAGGCTGATCGCATTGTCGAAGGCCAGGGGACCGTCCAGCACCGCGTCGGCGATCTGGCCGCGGTCGGCCATCTTGCACAGCGCCGCCGCGTCCAGCGTCGCCTGCATCTGCGGATTGACCGTCTCGACCGCGGCCAGGATGGCGACATTGGGCCGCGCAGGTCCCCAAAGCACCCGCCACAGCCCGATGGCATTGCGCAGGATGTCGGCCTTGATCGCAAGGTCGGGGGCGATGTTGACCGCGGCGTCTGTGATGATGAAGGGGCGCGGATAGTCCTTGCTGAGCATCAGGAAGGCATGGCTGATGCGGCGTTCGGTCCGCAGCCCGCATTGCGGATGGATCACCGCGGCCAGCAGCTCGTCCGAATGCAGCGAGCCCTTCATGATCGCGCCGACCTGCCCGGCCGCGGCCATCTGCGCGGCGGCCGCGGCGGCGGCATGGCTGTGCTCGGTGTCCACGGTCTCGTAGCGGTCGGGGGGATGGCCGGCCTCGGCCAGGGCGGCACGGATGCGCGCGGCGGGGCCGATCAGCACCGGCTGGATCAGCCCGGCGGCGACGGCATCGTCCACCGCATCGAAAACGCTTCGCTGCACCGGGTGGACGACGGCGGTGCGCAGCGGCGGCAGGCCGGCGCAGCGGTCGATCAGGGCCTGATACTGGTCGGTCATGCGTCCCCCCTGTGTTCGGCACCCCGAGGGGCGTATCGGCCCCGGACGATAGAGAAACCCGGCGCCGCCGCAACCCGTGGTTCCGGCGCGTTTCGTCGCATCAGCCCAGCTCCAGCAGCCGCGCCATCTCGGCACGCAGTTCGGCCAGTTCGAAGGGCTTGGCGATGAAACCGTCGGCGCCCAGTTCCAGCCCCTTGCGGCGCTCGACCACCGAGCCGCGGGCGGTCATCATCAGCACGCGCACGCCCTTCAGCGCGGGGTCGGCGCGCATCGCCTCGATGATCTCGTAGCCCGAGATGTCGGGCAGCATGATGTCGAGCAGCACCAGGTCGGGATGCAGCGCGCGGATGCGGGCGATGGCCTCGCGGCCCCGGGCGACGCGCTCATGCGCATAGCCCTGCCGGGCCAGCACGAATTCGATGGCCAGCGCGATGCTGTCCTCGTCCTCGACAACCAGGACGGTTTGCCTGTGCAAGTCAGCCGTCATCCTGTCCTCGCGATCAGGGCCGGAAAAGCGGCGCGCCGGGAAGGCACGCCGCCGTCTTGCGAAGCGGTCGGGGCGGACCTGCCGCCCCGGCCGGGGACCCTCAGTGCGACGAGGCCTCAGACGCGCCGATCCCGGTTTCCGAGCGCACCTGCTGGGCCGGGAAGCCCGCGCGGTCGATGCGTGCCCGCTGGCCCTTATCGGTGATCGAGAACAGCCAGATGCCGAGGAAGGCGAGCGTCATCGAGAACAGCGCCGGCGAGGTATAGGGGAAGGGCGCCGAGCCGACGGGATTGCCCAGCGTCGCTTCCCACACCGAGGGCGACAGCACCGTCAGCACCACCGAGGAGACCAGCCCCAGGAAGCCGCCGATCACGGCGCCGCGGGTGGTGCAATCCTTCCACAGCACGGACATGAAAAGCACCGGGAAGTTGGCCGAGGCGGCGACGGCGAAGGCCAGCGACACCATGAAGGCGATGTTCTGGTTCTTGAAGGCGATGCCCAGCACCACCGCGACGATGCCAAGCGCGATGGTGGTCATGCGCGACACCCGCAGCTCGCTGCCCGGTTCCGGGTTGCCCTTCTTGATCACGGTCGCATAGAGGTCGTGGCTGACCGCCGAGGCGCCCGAGAGCGTCAGGCCGGCGACCACCGCCAGGATGGTGGCGAAGGCCACGGCCGAGATGAAGCCCAGGAAGACGTTGCCGCCGACCGCATGGGCCAGATGCACGGCCGCCATGTTGTTGCCGCCCATCAGCTTGCCGTCCGCGCCCAGGAAGTCGGGGTTGGTCAGCACGAAGGTGATGGCGCCGAAGCCGATGATGAAGGTCAGAAGATAGAAATAGCCGATCCAGCCGGTCGCCCACATCACCGACTTGCGCGCTTCCTTGGCGCTGGGGACGGTGAAGAAGCGCATCAGGATATGCGGAAGGCCCGCGGTGCCGAACATCAGCGCCATGCCGAAGCTGATGGCCGAGATCGGGTCCTTGATGAAGGTGCCCGGGCCCATGATCGACTGGCCGGCGGCGGCCGCCGCCTCGGGCGTGGTGTCGGGCGTGGCCGCGGCCAGCTCGGTCTTGACGCGCACGGCGTCGGCAAACATGGCCTCGGGCGAGAAGCCGTATTTCCACAGCACCATGAAGGACATGAACGAGGCGCCGCCCAAGAGCAGGCAGGCCTTGATGATCTGCACCCAGGTCGTCGCGGTCATGCCGCCGAAGAGCACATAGACCATCATCAGCGCGCCGACGATGACCACGGCGATCCAGTAGTCGAGGCCGAAGAGCAGCTCGATCAGCGAGCCGGCGCCGACCATCTGCGCGATCAGGTAGAAAGCGACCACGACCAGCGTGCCCGAGGCGGCAAAGATCCGCACCGGCGTCTGGGCGAAGCGGAAGGCGGCC from Paracoccus aminovorans harbors:
- a CDS encoding cation acetate symporter, whose product is MSRITERLAAAAAMALVPGLALADAIQGGGEKQATNWTAIIMFAGFVVLTLFITKWAAAKTKSAADFYTAGGGISGFQNGLAIAGDYMSAASFLGISAAVMTSGYDGLIYSIGFLVGWPILTFLMAERLRNLGKFTFADVAAFRFAQTPVRIFAASGTLVVVAFYLIAQMVGAGSLIELLFGLDYWIAVVIVGALMMVYVLFGGMTATTWVQIIKACLLLGGASFMSFMVLWKYGFSPEAMFADAVRVKTELAAATPDTTPEAAAAAGQSIMGPGTFIKDPISAISFGMALMFGTAGLPHILMRFFTVPSAKEARKSVMWATGWIGYFYLLTFIIGFGAITFVLTNPDFLGADGKLMGGNNMAAVHLAHAVGGNVFLGFISAVAFATILAVVAGLTLSGASAVSHDLYATVIKKGNPEPGSELRVSRMTTIALGIVAVVLGIAFKNQNIAFMVSLAFAVAASANFPVLFMSVLWKDCTTRGAVIGGFLGLVSSVVLTVLSPSVWEATLGNPVGSAPFPYTSPALFSMTLAFLGIWLFSITDKGQRARIDRAGFPAQQVRSETGIGASEASSH
- a CDS encoding response regulator transcription factor, which produces MTADLHRQTVLVVEDEDSIALAIEFVLARQGYAHERVARGREAIARIRALHPDLVLLDIMLPDISGYEIIEAMRADPALKGVRVLMMTARGSVVERRKGLELGADGFIAKPFELAELRAEMARLLELG